In one Streptomyces sp. NBC_01288 genomic region, the following are encoded:
- a CDS encoding sensor histidine kinase — protein MSPRTGARRRVGSIRLSLILLALVPSVTLAAMWGVTTTQMFAEGLRLRSQTELSRSTGAMGTEAALALQKERTLSAAWMANPHGSQAALEAQRAATDKAVAQLVAQSGAIKKAPSRIRDRMYSVVASVDSLEYYRDQVDKPTDITPQQVLDQYTSIIDDQIQAFQELSQVDDGDLTSQAEPLVALEHGAELVSQEDAQLTLAWHSGHLDNESWEQFAELVHARRWLVEDQIATGFQGAAKTRIEHILQSVEWSTLESTEDAVLRAGTAGRAEPDDGSAGRIVLPDEQKQWNAALTEVADQYTVLIRQQTSGLLDRSSDKAHNLLVTAASLSAGGLAALLLCVGMSWRITRSLSRRLRGLKAATLGLAEDRLPDVVARLNRGEKIDVESATPPLDYGNDELGQVAQAFNTAQRTAVHTAVELADTRRGFQKVILGIARQSQNLVNLQLTKLDQLERRHDDPEVLRGLYELDSTASQLRRYEENLVVISGEQPRRSWTEPVALIDILRSAVGEVAQYQRVEVHTEEEVCLAPPAVADVIHLLAELIDNATVYSPAPSPVGVRAAMVAKGLVIEVEDRGLGMSEEDYASLNEQLAVAPQFDVVALADDLRLGMFVIARLATRHSIAVTLRSSPYGGTTAIVLIPHEIVVPEAPEEPARGAARAADAEAVVAEKTEKAAGSTATTAVADRAVDASSPAPKGRPVVPPARSPESESVTAGLGGLTPLPRRVPQTSLASELREEAGAVEEDLELEDFTAERAASSLAGFQRGTFQARDSIDDDAPSQYDREEAAASPNPPADRS, from the coding sequence ATGTCTCCACGGACAGGTGCCCGGCGCCGCGTCGGTTCCATACGTCTTTCCCTGATCCTGCTCGCCCTGGTCCCCAGCGTCACGCTGGCCGCCATGTGGGGCGTGACGACGACCCAGATGTTCGCGGAGGGGCTACGGCTGCGCTCGCAGACGGAGTTGAGCAGGTCGACCGGCGCCATGGGCACCGAGGCCGCGCTCGCGCTCCAGAAGGAGCGCACTCTCTCGGCGGCGTGGATGGCGAATCCGCACGGCTCCCAGGCCGCGCTGGAGGCCCAGCGCGCGGCGACGGACAAGGCGGTGGCCCAACTCGTGGCCCAGTCGGGGGCGATCAAGAAGGCGCCGTCCCGGATCAGGGACCGGATGTACTCGGTCGTCGCGTCCGTGGACAGCCTGGAGTACTACCGGGACCAGGTGGACAAACCCACCGACATCACGCCCCAGCAGGTGCTGGACCAGTACACCTCGATCATCGACGACCAGATCCAGGCGTTCCAGGAGCTGTCCCAGGTCGACGACGGCGACCTCACCTCGCAGGCGGAGCCGCTCGTCGCGCTGGAGCACGGTGCGGAGCTGGTCTCCCAGGAGGACGCGCAGCTGACGCTGGCCTGGCACTCCGGGCACCTGGACAACGAGTCGTGGGAGCAGTTCGCCGAGCTGGTGCACGCCCGGCGCTGGCTGGTCGAGGACCAGATCGCCACCGGGTTCCAGGGTGCCGCCAAGACGAGGATCGAGCACATTCTGCAGAGCGTCGAGTGGAGCACCCTGGAGTCCACGGAGGACGCGGTGCTCAGGGCCGGTACGGCGGGCAGGGCGGAACCGGACGACGGCTCGGCCGGCCGGATCGTCCTGCCCGACGAGCAGAAGCAGTGGAACGCGGCACTGACCGAAGTCGCCGACCAGTACACGGTGTTGATCAGGCAGCAGACGTCCGGGCTCCTCGACCGCAGCTCCGACAAGGCGCACAACCTGCTCGTCACGGCCGCCTCGCTGAGCGCGGGCGGACTCGCCGCCCTGCTGCTCTGCGTCGGCATGTCCTGGCGGATCACCCGCTCCCTGTCCCGCCGGCTGCGCGGTCTGAAGGCGGCCACGCTGGGCCTCGCCGAGGACCGACTGCCCGATGTGGTGGCCCGGTTGAACCGGGGCGAGAAGATCGACGTCGAGTCGGCGACCCCGCCCCTGGACTACGGCAACGACGAACTCGGCCAGGTGGCGCAGGCGTTCAACACCGCGCAGCGCACCGCCGTGCACACCGCGGTCGAACTCGCCGACACCCGGAGGGGTTTCCAGAAGGTCATCCTCGGCATCGCCCGGCAGAGCCAGAACCTGGTCAACCTCCAGCTGACCAAGCTCGACCAGCTGGAGCGTCGGCACGACGACCCCGAGGTCCTGCGCGGCCTGTACGAACTGGACTCCACGGCAAGCCAGTTGCGCCGCTACGAGGAGAACCTCGTCGTCATCAGCGGCGAGCAGCCGCGCCGCAGCTGGACCGAGCCGGTCGCCCTCATCGACATCCTGCGCAGCGCCGTGGGTGAAGTCGCCCAGTACCAGCGGGTGGAGGTGCACACCGAGGAGGAGGTGTGCCTCGCGCCGCCCGCGGTCGCCGACGTGATCCACCTGCTGGCCGAGCTGATCGACAACGCGACCGTGTACTCCCCCGCGCCGAGCCCGGTCGGGGTGCGGGCCGCGATGGTCGCCAAGGGGCTCGTCATCGAGGTCGAGGACCGCGGGCTCGGCATGTCGGAGGAGGACTACGCCTCGCTCAACGAACAGCTGGCGGTGGCACCGCAGTTCGACGTGGTCGCCCTCGCCGACGACCTCCGGCTCGGCATGTTCGTGATCGCCCGGCTCGCCACCCGGCACAGCATCGCGGTGACCCTGCGCTCCTCGCCGTACGGCGGCACGACCGCGATCGTGCTGATCCCGCACGAGATCGTCGTACCCGAGGCACCCGAGGAGCCCGCCCGGGGCGCGGCACGAGCGGCCGATGCCGAGGCCGTCGTAGCGGAGAAGACGGAGAAGGCGGCCGGCTCCACAGCAACAACCGCCGTGGCCGATCGGGCAGTTGACGCGTCGAGTCCCGCACCCAAGGGCCGTCCCGTCGTCCCCCCGGCGCGGTCGCCCGAGTCCGAGTCGGTGACGGCCGGGCTCGGTGGGCTGACCCCGTTGCCGCGGCGGGTGCCGCAGACCAGTCTGGCCAGTGAGTTGCGGGAGGAGGCCGGGGCGGTCGAGGAGGACCTGGAGCTGGAAGACTTCACCGCGGAGCGTGCGGCTTCCTCGCTGGCCGGGTTCCAGCGCGGCACGTTCCAGGCGCGAGACTCCATCGACGACGACGCGCCTTCGCAGTACGACCGGGAGGAAGCAGCAGCCTCCCCGAATCCGCCCGCCGACCGCTCATGA
- a CDS encoding roadblock/LC7 domain-containing protein, protein MTRPVPATHTQLDQLLTGLVDRVAEVNQAVVLSEDGLVVSKSTGFLRDDAERLAATASGLMSLSKGVSMDFRGGPVRQALIEMANSYLILTSAGPGAHLVVLTGPGADVGVVAYQMNMLVKKIGEHLSAAPRANVGPAAGSGE, encoded by the coding sequence ATGACACGACCCGTCCCCGCCACGCACACCCAGCTCGACCAGTTGCTCACCGGACTCGTGGACCGGGTGGCCGAGGTGAACCAGGCCGTCGTGCTGTCCGAGGACGGCCTGGTCGTCAGCAAGTCCACCGGGTTCCTGCGCGACGACGCCGAGCGGCTCGCGGCCACCGCGTCCGGGCTGATGAGCCTCAGCAAGGGGGTCAGCATGGACTTCCGGGGCGGCCCGGTGCGCCAGGCGCTGATCGAGATGGCGAACAGCTATCTCATCCTCACCTCGGCGGGCCCCGGCGCCCATCTGGTCGTCCTGACCGGTCCGGGCGCGGACGTCGGGGTCGTGGCGTACCAGATGAACATGCTGGTGAAGAAGATAGGCGAGCATCTCAGCGCCGCGCCGCGGGCCAACGTCGGCCCCGCGGCCGGCTCCGGCGAGTGA
- a CDS encoding DUF742 domain-containing protein produces MSGGDAAGRLVRPFTLTGGRTRPSRADFTLITTVTAVDPVPARAPRPQPEQSRILRLCAEPLAVAEVAALVDLPVSVVVIMLCDLLEDGLITARPPHPVSRTSPDMDLLQKVREGLDRL; encoded by the coding sequence GTGAGCGGTGGCGACGCGGCGGGACGGCTCGTACGGCCGTTCACGCTGACCGGAGGCAGAACCCGGCCCAGCCGCGCCGATTTCACCCTCATCACCACGGTGACCGCGGTCGATCCGGTGCCCGCGCGGGCGCCCCGGCCGCAGCCGGAGCAGTCCCGCATCCTGCGGCTGTGCGCCGAGCCGCTGGCGGTGGCGGAGGTCGCCGCTCTTGTCGACCTTCCGGTGAGCGTGGTAGTGATCATGCTCTGCGATCTGCTGGAGGACGGCCTGATCACGGCCCGGCCGCCGCACCCGGTCTCCCGTACCAGCCCGGACATGGACCTGCTGCAGAAAGTGAGGGAGGGCCTTGACCGGCTCTGA